Within the Cyprinus carpio isolate SPL01 chromosome B18, ASM1834038v1, whole genome shotgun sequence genome, the region CAAAAGAAGCTATACTTGGGGCTTTAAATATACGTTTTCCTCTCGCGATAAGTCATGGTGACAGATTTCTGTGGTATTTTGACGGACTTTGTCTAGTGCCACTCCAAAAAACCACCTCAtgtgagcgtaaaaacttttttgcaatatATGGTCATTTTTGCGAAACTGATGCATTTCctttatttgtattatcaattTGCGCAATCTGAAGGGTTATGGAAACTAGAGACACAACCGAACGACTGCCGTGCCGCCGCTCACCTATCAGCTCGCCCACCATGAACAGGAAGTAGAGCAGCGCGGCGACGCCCAGCTTTCTCATCACCCTCCTGCGCTTGTCGCGCTCTCTGTTCCTGCGGCATCCGTCGCAGGGGTCCGGTGTCGCGCCGGGGCTCCCCAGACTGGACGAGGAGCCCAGCAGAGAGTCATCGTCGTCCGCCAGCAGTGTGCTGACCGCTGCGCCGTTGCGTGAAGCCACAGGAATCTCGTCCGCTTCCCCGGACACCACCACCTTCAGCTGGCTGAACCTGGGCGTCTCATCGTCCTCCAGATCCTCGGAGAAGTCGAAGGCCGCCGTGTCGCTCAGGTGCCAGCTGTCCACCGGCCGGCGGAACACTGACCTCACGCGACCCATCAGCCCCGAGCCAGACATCTGTGAGGAGCTCTAGTGACCCTACAGCATCAACACCCCAGGTTACCTGAAACACAGCGCACACACCTGGCGAGGTCACGTGACACAGCTCCACGCGACGGATGGTCGCTAGTCGCGCTGATGCGGATCCGGACGCTCTGTCAGTGGCGCTAGCGGCTAGCGGTCAGTCCGTTCCGTTCACACGGAAGACTCACCGGAACCACGCACTCCGGTTTATAAACAAACGAGCACCAACCTCCCGAGGCTCTGCCGTTCGCTGGTTCCGTCCATCGCGGTGTATGTTCAGGCGGATCTcggagtgtgtgtgagtctgagagagagagggagtgtgtttAACGTTAGCGTGTCCACTCTGCGCTCGTCCCAAATCTGCTGCACTTCCGCCTGACGGACACCGGAGCGCGCGCACGTCAGAACATCACGTTCATGTTCAAAATTAACATATAACtatagtttataaatataaaaatgtattataacaataataataaaaaatataataactattatatcatcatattatattattgttacgaCTTTTTCGGCATATCAGCAACTCTTGCACATcttcaaatatattaaagtacctttttcatattttattctttatttctttattatggaTCTTGCTGTTGTAAaagcatttatattatatttaattcaaagtaaaattctaaaaatactttttattaattgaaatggtaaaaatattaactgaaaacgtataaatgtatacataaaacgtaaaatattaagaaaaacttatgtaacaaaatattaacaaaaactataatagtatctcaatgatactaaaataacactgctggaAGCTTCATTTAACAAGAAAAAGGcgttcttatattatattatattgttacatCTGCATATTGTAAGAACTCTTGCAcatatgaaaatatgattatgtactttttatattttattatttatttattaagtatctAGCTGTTGTTTTAGCATAAATCCACTTCaatcaaacttaaaaataaaaataacaaaaacactaaaaaataacagaaatagaaTGTTAACtggaagaaaatataaaaaactgaaacgtattttatttcatctagttTCCGAGGAATCATATTAATGAAATCTAATTCATGTCAAAAAGGAacaaaattttaactttaaagaaatttaaacactttaactaaaattaacctGAAAGcagcaaatatacaaataaaatcgaatttaaaatattaacaaaaaactttaatagtatctcaatgatactaaaataactgctgGAAGCTtcatttaacaagaaaaaaaaatcgtagTGTTGTATGTACAGTCCAATCAGAGGCGACGCTCGGCGGCACGTGACCTGTGGCGGAAGCGCGCTCAGAGTGGCAGTGCGTCGCGCGCGAGTATGCGTGGTCACATGAGCGCCGGTCACGTGATGTTTGTGGAAACAGTTTCACATCGAACAGATTCATCAGCCGCTAATAAAGCGAGGGCTCGTGCACAGAACAGAACCTGAACGCGTTTGTGTGtctggaggaagaggaagaggaagaggaggatggacagacaggaggaggaagaggagacagGTGAGCAGAAATATCACACTGATGAAtgctagtttattaataaaaacacgcCTTTGTGCTTTTGTTGACTGAAGCAGGCCTGTAATCACAAGACGAATAGTTTGTGAGCTTTACAAATGATTTAcactatttgatattttatattcaaCTGTACCCTGattctgtaattatatatatatatatatatgaattagaattttgcttatttatttttattagtttatgagCTTTACAAagtatatatgtgatatttttaatttgtatgatatgtgtgtgtgtgcgcgtgcgtgtgtgtgtgtgtgtgtgcgtgcgtgcgtgtgcgtgtgtgtgcgcgcgtgtgcgtgtgtgtgcgcgcgtgtgtgtgtgtgtgtgtgtgtgtgcgtgtgtatgtgtgtgtgtgtgtgtgtgtgtgtgtgtgtgtgtgtgtgtgtgtgcagtgtgtgtggaTGAACAGACGGTGGAGCGTCTAACAGAAGGGTTTCTCTCTCACTATCTGCCGGAGCTGTGCTCCTCTAAACGAGCGCTGCAGGAGCTGACGTATGTCCCACACACCACACtacatcccataatgcactgtgctCGGTTTGGGTCACGTTGGGTTTGGTTCGTGAAGCACGAGCAGAATGCTGTAAtaatctcttctcttctctcagACAGAACCAGGTGATTCTGCTGGATACGCTGGATCAGGAAGTGGCCAAGCTCCGCGAGTGCAACGCCACGATCGATCTGAACGCGCTGGTGAGTTTCTCTCGTGTGTTTCACGGTAAAAGGGTCGTCACACTCACAGCTGATGTGTTTCAGTTCACAGAGGCCAAAGTTTATCAAAGCAAACTGGTGAACATCCGCAGAGAAATGATGGTTCTGCACGAAAAGACGAGCAGACTGAAGGTTCGAGCTTCACATCACATCCACACTCTTCATACATTATCCTGCCTCAGTCAGGTTTGACATTTCACACTGAAAAGAGTTCAACAGAAGCTCAAAACATACTGGAACTTCTATAAACTTACACTCGAAAATTAAAATATCCTCactctcagttcatctgagatcaggatgagtttgtttcttcatcaggtttgtagaaatgtagcactgcatcagtgtctcatcaatggatgctctgcagtgaatgggtgccgtcagaatgagagtccaaacagctgataaaaacatcacaatactccacaagtaatccacagcactccagtccatcagtgaacatctggagaagacaaaagatgaaacaaatccagcattaagatgtttttaactcaaataacacttcctccagttaaaaagtgttctggtgtgaatcaggagagaaatctgcacagatcaagcacagtttaaaccgctctaaacaaatatgtagctggattttgatgtgagagacaacaggagatgcactttttcactggaggaagtgttattatggattatagactatgtatttgagttaaaaacatcttaatgctggatttgtttcatcttttgtcttctccagatgttcactgatggactggagtgctgtggattacttgtggattattgtgatgtttttatcagctgtttggactctcattctgacggcacccattcactgcagtgattGAGTGgatgttggtgtgtgtgtagaAGCGAGCGCTGAAGCTGCAGCAGCACAAGCAGAAGGAGGATCTGGAGCGcgagcagcagagagagagagagctggagcgAGAGAGACACCTCATCGCCAAACCTGCCAAACCGCACTGAGCGCGCTCAGAGACACGGCTCCGCCCACTGCCCAGAGACTCCGCCCCTGACGTCAGTAAAACAGTCAGAGACAGACTCAGATGTTCGTCACATTCACGCATGCATCACGACTCTCGGAGGAAACGAGCCAaactcttcatcttcatcatcacatgCATTTCTGTccagataaataataacaacaataaattagtAAAACTCTAATGAAGGCGTTTGTGTTATATTCTCTACGTGTGAAAGAAAATCAGCTTAAACTCTTAAAGGGGTCGtaatgatgtgatttcaagttttcctttctctttggagggttacaagctgttggtgaatagataagatccctgaagttacaaagactacagtctcaaatccaaagagatattctttacaaaagtttagactcatccacgccctcctgaaacagatttgcataactccgccCAAATGTTCGCAAAGAAAGGCGGCGTAACTTTGATTGTCTCTGCTGCCTCTGGCATTCATGTTATGGAGACacgtgtgtttcgttgtgaaaacaaaaatacatagaataccttccaaaagtggacacgaccagaaatcagtggttaagttgtatttcaacactgttccagaagcCAGATAttcagaggactgtttcctgatgctgggagagaagactacagtgttctgactcacagtctgtaagtgtTTTCATGTGTAAAGGATtagtcactgatgattcaaactcgaGTTTAGATCCGTGTAGATCAGaggttctcagttccagtcctcgcCCCCTGcgctgcacattttgtatgtttctcttatggcttcagacgtttgttctattcgaatgtaagtgttTGAATGTTCtaaagtgaagtaaaaaaaaaaaaaaaatacagtacaagtcattataatctgtaataatGTCCCCACTGGGACATAATTTGTAttgagttttattggttttgtctcgccggtgttctgagggacacgcatcacagtgtGTGAGGGGAgttacatttccgtcacacgcttgaggcattcggccaatcacaacacactggataactggccaatcagagcacacctcgctttttagaacgatgagctttgtgaaaatcgatgtgtttcagaaggcggggatagagaagaaacaataatgtacagtatgtggaaaataatgttttaaccttaaactgcataaacacatttcattacaccaaatacacaaaataatgttctttttagcagcatcatgtgacccctttaatgacTTCCTCtaaactttattacatttttgtgtatatttattacttta harbors:
- the bloc1s6 gene encoding biogenesis of lysosome-related organelles complex 1 subunit 6, with amino-acid sequence MDRQEEEEETVCVDEQTVERLTEGFLSHYLPELCSSKRALQELTQNQVILLDTLDQEVAKLRECNATIDLNALFTEAKVYQSKLVNIRREMMVLHEKTSRLKKRALKLQQHKQKEDLEREQQRERELERERHLIAKPAKPH